Proteins found in one Cetobacterium somerae genomic segment:
- a CDS encoding phage tail sheath C-terminal domain-containing protein, with amino-acid sequence MAKLNGGLPDFGMVFKEKAAVAVSGAVRGVLGVLIPDDTSDKIKTVCLSSLDIKQDEWTEDNLLFIKSLAFLGNPFKVILYRVKIDLSNLQEVLKTVEKDEPNYFSIPIIPVVAKAKSGSTLKTDVESWLNNLRNEEGIKLGKEVSTIKLVTSCDVEPNKPYIIDYSSKQTHHVVAGLENKVLTAQEYSLCVASLCAGVPLNASITNMNQPWLKSFKSSVANEDEEIAKGKVLTGYDGEKYTILRGVTSFTEATDDKNVSFTKIRKMEIMDIHQKDIRNTFKSSYRGRYQNTYDNKRLLLGAINSYLSTFKKNGQLNPSYDNKMVIDLEAHRKFLLEKGTYKGKAITEEDIKKMSDYELARIDTDDKVFAYIPQYKPTDVMEDFYGEAIM; translated from the coding sequence ATGGCAAAGTTAAATGGAGGATTACCAGACTTTGGAATGGTTTTTAAAGAGAAAGCAGCAGTTGCAGTATCTGGAGCAGTAAGAGGAGTATTAGGAGTTTTAATTCCTGATGATACTTCAGATAAGATAAAGACAGTTTGTTTAAGCTCATTAGATATAAAGCAAGATGAATGGACAGAGGATAATTTATTATTTATAAAGTCTTTAGCTTTTTTAGGAAATCCATTTAAGGTAATCCTATATAGAGTAAAAATAGATTTATCAAATTTACAAGAAGTATTAAAAACAGTAGAAAAAGATGAGCCTAATTATTTTAGTATTCCAATTATTCCAGTTGTGGCCAAAGCTAAATCAGGCTCAACCTTAAAAACAGATGTAGAAAGTTGGTTAAATAATCTAAGAAATGAAGAGGGGATAAAATTAGGAAAAGAAGTATCAACAATTAAATTAGTAACAAGTTGTGATGTAGAGCCAAATAAACCATATATTATAGATTATTCATCTAAGCAAACACACCATGTAGTTGCTGGATTAGAGAATAAGGTTTTAACAGCTCAAGAGTATAGTTTATGTGTAGCTTCACTATGTGCAGGAGTTCCATTAAACGCAAGTATCACGAATATGAATCAACCATGGTTAAAATCATTTAAAAGCTCAGTTGCTAATGAGGATGAAGAGATAGCAAAAGGAAAAGTATTAACTGGATATGATGGAGAAAAATATACAATTCTAAGAGGTGTAACATCATTTACAGAAGCTACAGATGATAAGAATGTAAGTTTTACTAAGATAAGAAAAATGGAGATAATGGACATTCATCAAAAAGATATAAGAAATACTTTTAAGAGTTCATATAGAGGAAGATATCAAAATACATATGATAATAAAAGGCTATTATTAGGAGCTATAAATAGTTACTTATCAACATTCAAAAAGAATGGCCAATTAAATCCAAGTTATGACAATAAAATGGTAATAGATTTAGAAGCACATAGAAAGTTTTTATTAGAGAAAGGCACATATAAGGGTAAAGCAATTACTGAAGAGGATATAAAGAAAATGTCAGATTATGAATTAGCAAGAATAGATACTGATGATAAAGTCTTTGCATATATTCCTCAATATAAACCGACTGATGTAATGGAAGATTTCTATGGAGAAGCAATAATGTAG
- a CDS encoding phage tail tube protein, giving the protein MEFKPDQVVNGSWGKVYMNGRDIAELESFTMKMTYQSKDIKLYGGEIGTKNTGVKIEATLKLKKVYSTELQILKDVQNGKLNTYCNLNVQLDDPDGALGAEAVAIKDALFIGDIDLLSFTKDELVEREFKLAILKSNIEELESIDDI; this is encoded by the coding sequence ATGGAATTTAAACCAGATCAGGTAGTAAATGGATCGTGGGGAAAGGTATATATGAATGGTAGGGATATAGCAGAGTTAGAATCGTTTACCATGAAGATGACTTACCAAAGTAAAGATATAAAACTGTATGGTGGAGAGATAGGAACAAAGAATACAGGAGTAAAGATAGAAGCGACATTGAAATTAAAAAAGGTATACTCAACAGAGCTGCAGATTTTAAAAGATGTTCAAAATGGAAAGCTAAATACTTACTGTAATTTGAATGTTCAATTAGATGACCCCGATGGAGCATTAGGAGCTGAAGCAGTAGCTATAAAAGATGCCTTATTTATAGGTGATATAGATTTACTATCATTTACAAAGGATGAATTAGTAGAAAGGGAATTTAAGTTAGCAATACTTAAAAGTAATATAGAAGAGCTAGAAAGCATAGATGATATATAG
- a CDS encoding phage tail assembly chaperone, with product MELKQLIDKAELIVKKEDKRERKTIKIKRFENLGIENPYVIIEKPTLTTIIASSERAGNNLYALSESMKYPDLSNKELQKAFKTNNKQALLKKMFTEDEIDEINDVLISLASKKTKIEIVDDIKN from the coding sequence ATGGAGCTAAAACAGTTAATAGATAAAGCAGAGTTGATAGTTAAAAAAGAGGATAAAAGGGAACGTAAAACCATAAAGATAAAAAGGTTTGAAAATCTAGGGATAGAGAATCCATATGTAATTATAGAGAAACCAACATTAACTACAATTATTGCTTCTAGTGAAAGAGCAGGAAATAACTTATATGCTCTATCAGAATCAATGAAATACCCAGACTTATCAAATAAAGAGTTACAAAAAGCATTTAAAACAAATAATAAACAAGCTCTTTTAAAGAAGATGTTTACAGAGGATGAGATAGATGAAATTAATGATGTTTTAATATCACTAGCAAGTAAAAAGACTAAAATTGAAATTGTAGATGATATAAAAAACTAA
- a CDS encoding phage tail tape measure protein: MDKIASETLKIEVIATSKGEKEVEILENKIDKLGKTSGYSSQEIEKISKSTQKAAKGTKKAKEETNYFIDKLKEYSQIAAVIAGIKLATNEFVSFDNVLRRLKATTGASYLEMRMLEYQARKLGKSTEWSAQDSAEAQLAFSKAGFTVAQSLAAMSGVLNTATVGELGLAEAAELVGGTLRTFKMEASEATRVGDMLAKTADITSTDVRGLGESIKEVGGDTRLFGLDLSQTLGILGSLGNEMLKGGRAGNSLRAALSALKNSDKRELLAKYKVDVVDDKGKFKNFIDIAKDMKVKLKVVSEVERADVLNKVFGEEGGRAVTRIMNLDMSDLDKLNSTIANSEGYAKDFANTLNGGLGGALKGLKSMLGEVAIAYGQFLEPSLITLTYLATEAAGAIAGFGNWLNSGSYLASALGFAITGVTTGLVVYKGVLMATTLWTKATALATGGLAAVQKILRTAFLVSAISGSGLNAVLGVMNVLLAPITGTVLGVAAAIAGVGMGFVFLYKKVEWFKKAIDPLLEKIKSLVNWMAKLKFVQKGIEAAKKVKDTVLHGGATKPQEEQMDKEIDDYLEKQRLLLGEGKVEQSEVNNTSYSISNSKKSKEVQHNGFYLRGDKNGEGRMAKLMTSNPKLDENGNIIIDKTSNTTIDKSSKYTNNRNKSEVNNKVDKSITNNKSNVFNKNTLNDTKESFEEKILSLLENIKNGIVNIKNGHTISVVIPPELSGDELIIRMVEDLKVAILNLQGA; the protein is encoded by the coding sequence GTGGATAAAATAGCAAGTGAAACTTTAAAGATAGAAGTAATTGCAACCTCTAAAGGTGAAAAAGAGGTTGAGATATTAGAAAATAAAATAGATAAGCTAGGAAAGACCTCTGGATATAGTTCTCAAGAGATAGAGAAGATATCTAAAAGTACTCAAAAGGCAGCTAAAGGAACTAAGAAAGCTAAAGAAGAAACTAATTATTTTATAGATAAATTAAAAGAATATTCTCAGATAGCAGCAGTTATTGCAGGGATAAAATTAGCAACAAATGAGTTTGTAAGTTTTGATAATGTTCTGAGAAGATTAAAAGCAACAACAGGAGCTAGTTATTTAGAAATGAGAATGTTAGAGTACCAAGCTAGAAAATTGGGTAAAAGTACAGAATGGAGTGCTCAAGATTCAGCAGAAGCACAATTAGCATTTTCAAAAGCAGGGTTTACAGTTGCACAATCGTTAGCAGCTATGAGTGGAGTATTGAATACAGCAACAGTAGGAGAACTAGGATTAGCAGAGGCAGCTGAATTAGTAGGAGGTACATTAAGAACTTTTAAAATGGAAGCTAGTGAAGCTACAAGAGTTGGAGATATGTTAGCAAAGACAGCAGATATAACTTCAACAGATGTGAGAGGATTAGGAGAATCCATAAAAGAAGTTGGTGGAGATACTAGATTATTTGGATTAGATTTAAGTCAAACACTAGGTATCTTAGGATCATTAGGAAATGAAATGCTAAAAGGTGGAAGAGCAGGTAATAGTTTGAGAGCTGCCTTATCAGCTTTAAAGAATTCAGATAAAAGAGAACTTCTAGCAAAATATAAAGTTGATGTTGTAGATGATAAAGGTAAATTTAAAAACTTTATAGATATAGCTAAAGATATGAAAGTTAAACTAAAAGTAGTTAGTGAAGTAGAAAGAGCAGATGTATTAAATAAAGTATTTGGAGAAGAGGGTGGAAGAGCAGTAACAAGGATAATGAACTTAGATATGAGTGATTTAGATAAGTTAAATTCTACTATAGCAAACTCAGAGGGATATGCTAAAGACTTTGCAAATACTTTAAATGGTGGATTAGGTGGAGCTTTAAAAGGTTTAAAATCTATGCTAGGAGAAGTAGCTATAGCTTATGGCCAATTCTTAGAACCTTCTTTAATAACTTTAACTTACTTAGCTACAGAAGCAGCAGGAGCAATAGCAGGATTTGGAAATTGGTTGAATAGTGGAAGTTATTTAGCAAGTGCTTTAGGGTTTGCAATAACTGGTGTAACAACAGGATTAGTGGTTTATAAAGGTGTACTTATGGCCACAACTTTATGGACCAAAGCTACAGCATTGGCAACAGGTGGATTAGCAGCAGTTCAAAAGATATTGAGAACAGCATTTTTAGTATCAGCAATAAGTGGTAGTGGTTTAAATGCAGTACTAGGAGTTATGAATGTTTTATTAGCTCCAATAACAGGAACAGTATTAGGAGTGGCAGCAGCTATTGCAGGTGTTGGAATGGGATTTGTATTCCTATATAAAAAAGTTGAATGGTTTAAAAAAGCAATAGATCCATTATTAGAAAAAATAAAATCATTAGTTAATTGGATGGCTAAATTAAAGTTTGTTCAAAAAGGAATAGAAGCAGCTAAAAAAGTAAAAGATACAGTTTTACATGGTGGAGCAACTAAACCACAAGAAGAACAAATGGATAAAGAGATTGATGACTACCTTGAAAAGCAAAGATTATTATTAGGAGAGGGAAAAGTAGAACAAAGTGAAGTTAATAATACTTCTTATAGTATTTCTAATAGTAAAAAATCTAAAGAAGTACAGCATAATGGATTCTATTTAAGAGGAGATAAAAACGGTGAAGGTCGTATGGCCAAGCTAATGACATCAAATCCAAAACTAGATGAAAATGGAAATATTATTATAGATAAAACCTCAAATACAACCATTGATAAAAGTTCTAAATATACTAATAATAGAAATAAGAGTGAGGTTAATAACAAAGTAGATAAAAGCATTACAAATAATAAAAGTAATGTTTTTAACAAGAATACATTAAATGACACTAAAGAATCATTTGAAGAGAAGATACTTAGCTTATTAGAAAATATAAAGAATGGAATAGTTAATATAAAAAATGGACATACTATATCTGTAGTAATTCCTCCAGAACTAAGTGGAGATGAATTGATAATAAGAATGGTAGAAGATTTAAAAGTAGCTATTCTTAATTTACAAGGAGCTTAA
- a CDS encoding XkdQ/YqbQ family protein, with product MIEVLLVNTEDKILDITDLVKRGMTLSKSLSEFAWELEFDIVKDSVKIDIGNLVILKLDNKEIFSGVIIKDNKFKAMDYSFYLNQNKETFQFVDVKVEVCIRELVNVLGGEVGTIEGTNTNIDKFYFGTSIGSIIKEIIDNIKALEGKEYDFYYELGKFHFKARDKVRVLSNELKPTTYIKGINKDFEFNALNYIKPPVYSRSMENMKNSIKVYTQKGNNYIQVGESKDDKSIKRYGLLQDVISIKEAEVGVNKNKAENILKLSNKLSENLTVEIPFIAEIINPGRVLKLNYQELDITGIFEVKSVVYTIAAKDMRIMAKMDLERLNYEE from the coding sequence ATGATAGAAGTACTATTAGTAAATACAGAAGATAAAATATTGGATATAACTGATTTAGTTAAAAGAGGAATGACTTTAAGTAAAAGCCTAAGTGAATTTGCTTGGGAATTAGAGTTTGATATAGTTAAAGATTCTGTAAAAATTGATATTGGAAATTTAGTTATTTTAAAACTTGATAATAAAGAGATATTTTCAGGAGTAATTATAAAAGATAATAAGTTTAAAGCTATGGATTATTCATTTTATTTAAATCAAAATAAAGAAACATTCCAATTTGTTGATGTAAAAGTAGAGGTATGTATTAGAGAACTTGTAAATGTCTTAGGTGGAGAAGTTGGAACTATAGAAGGAACAAATACCAACATTGATAAGTTTTATTTTGGAACTAGTATAGGGAGCATAATCAAAGAAATTATAGACAATATAAAAGCTTTAGAAGGTAAAGAGTATGACTTCTATTATGAGCTTGGTAAATTTCATTTTAAAGCTAGAGATAAAGTAAGGGTATTGTCTAATGAGTTAAAACCAACAACCTATATAAAAGGAATAAATAAGGACTTTGAATTTAATGCTTTGAATTATATAAAACCACCAGTTTATAGCAGAAGTATGGAGAATATGAAAAACTCTATAAAGGTTTATACACAAAAGGGAAATAATTATATCCAAGTTGGAGAATCTAAAGATGATAAATCTATAAAAAGATATGGATTACTTCAAGATGTTATAAGTATAAAAGAAGCAGAAGTTGGAGTTAATAAGAATAAAGCTGAAAATATATTAAAACTAAGTAATAAGTTATCTGAAAATTTAACTGTAGAAATTCCATTTATAGCTGAGATTATTAATCCTGGAAGAGTTCTAAAGTTAAACTATCAAGAGTTAGATATAACAGGTATATTTGAAGTTAAATCAGTTGTTTATACTATTGCTGCTAAAGATATGAGAATTATGGCTAAAATGGATTTGGAGAGATTGAATTATGAAGAATAA
- a CDS encoding DUF2577 family protein, protein MKNNKIKYKKAINDLAWLLVTRNNKNWMGAITGEVVKAPPNLEVKIDPKITLKTKNIVISEEKISTYTREFKSWGNVDEIVINGEIETNSSNTEGGPGPHKHQHGTISGTLKGKGTFKLSGTNEWTDDLKVGDMVLLVPTNEHEIFYLVDKVVRADATK, encoded by the coding sequence ATGAAGAATAATAAAATTAAATACAAAAAAGCCATAAATGATTTAGCATGGCTTTTAGTAACTAGAAATAATAAAAATTGGATGGGAGCTATTACAGGAGAAGTGGTAAAAGCTCCACCTAATTTAGAGGTAAAAATAGATCCTAAGATAACTTTAAAAACTAAAAATATAGTTATATCAGAAGAAAAGATATCAACATATACTAGAGAGTTTAAATCGTGGGGTAATGTAGATGAGATAGTTATAAATGGAGAGATAGAAACAAATTCATCAAATACTGAAGGAGGACCAGGACCACATAAACATCAGCATGGAACAATCTCAGGAACTTTAAAAGGGAAAGGGACATTTAAGCTGAGTGGAACAAATGAATGGACAGATGATTTAAAAGTTGGGGATATGGTATTACTAGTTCCAACTAATGAACATGAAATTTTTTACTTAGTAGATAAGGTGGTGAGAGCTGATGCTACCAAGTAG
- a CDS encoding DUF2634 domain-containing protein translates to MLPSSYSKYKDVTKEIEDYQIKQEEEIKNIKVKEVQFDFEKGDFYFTGNEPKYLLTNKELVIQWVKKLFLTNRNSWNCYKKDLKYDFGLDIKKYVGKQLFPDLFHIELIKDDIYKSLLNHRLIKNVHYLQLVQVDEKMYCGFILELEEGAIEYEEVF, encoded by the coding sequence ATGCTACCAAGTAGTTATTCAAAATATAAAGATGTAACTAAAGAGATAGAAGATTATCAAATTAAGCAAGAGGAAGAGATAAAGAATATAAAAGTCAAAGAGGTACAGTTTGATTTTGAAAAGGGAGATTTCTACTTTACTGGGAATGAACCTAAGTATTTATTAACTAATAAAGAACTAGTAATACAATGGGTAAAGAAGTTATTTTTAACTAATAGAAATAGTTGGAATTGTTATAAGAAAGATTTAAAGTATGACTTTGGATTAGATATAAAAAAATATGTTGGTAAGCAGCTATTTCCAGATTTATTTCATATCGAATTAATAAAAGATGATATTTATAAAAGTTTATTAAATCACAGACTTATAAAAAATGTTCATTATCTTCAGTTAGTTCAAGTAGATGAAAAAATGTATTGTGGTTTTATATTAGAGTTAGAAGAGGGAGCAATAGAGTATGAGGAGGTATTTTAG
- a CDS encoding baseplate J/gp47 family protein, protein MDSEKINEITERMASRISFNTEIGSFARDILRAVAVEMAMEENLYSDDLNTRFIDTATGIDLDMCVRDKGKQRIEAISATGEVKIIGANGTVIKKGTIVTSSSNEYRTIEEKEIVNVSTFVKIEAVQAGEKGNCEVGEITKFKEDYIGLTSVTNLTKISGGRNQETDDELKGRVSRYIQYPPISWNQYYFEDKAKEIAEVDKVKCIPCWNGRGTVRLIVTEKTNPIATEEVKNKIKDLIDNEIISDINLTVDSVVINDIALDFEAELNTDYLESEAKEEIKAALNEFLFKNIFKERILYFEVASIINNCKSIEKLSDLKINGIKDDLVIEPDKLCRVNTITIGGIS, encoded by the coding sequence GTGGATAGTGAAAAGATAAATGAAATAACAGAAAGAATGGCCAGTAGAATATCTTTTAATACTGAGATAGGAAGTTTTGCAAGAGATATATTAAGAGCTGTAGCAGTTGAAATGGCTATGGAAGAAAATTTATATAGTGATGATTTAAACACTAGATTTATTGATACAGCTACAGGAATAGATTTAGATATGTGTGTTAGGGATAAGGGGAAACAAAGAATAGAAGCTATATCAGCTACAGGAGAAGTTAAAATAATTGGAGCTAATGGAACTGTAATAAAAAAGGGAACTATAGTTACAAGTTCATCTAATGAATATAGAACAATTGAAGAAAAAGAGATAGTTAATGTATCTACCTTTGTTAAAATTGAAGCTGTACAAGCAGGAGAAAAAGGAAATTGTGAAGTCGGAGAGATAACAAAGTTTAAAGAGGATTACATTGGATTAACTTCAGTAACAAATTTAACTAAAATATCAGGAGGAAGAAATCAAGAAACAGATGATGAATTAAAAGGTAGAGTTTCAAGATATATTCAATACCCACCTATATCATGGAATCAATACTACTTTGAAGATAAAGCTAAAGAGATAGCTGAAGTTGATAAGGTTAAATGTATTCCATGTTGGAATGGAAGAGGTACAGTAAGGTTAATTGTAACTGAAAAAACTAATCCAATAGCAACTGAAGAAGTAAAAAATAAGATAAAGGATCTAATTGATAATGAGATTATATCAGATATTAATTTAACAGTAGATTCAGTAGTAATTAATGATATAGCTTTAGATTTTGAAGCAGAACTTAATACTGACTATTTAGAGAGTGAAGCAAAAGAAGAGATAAAGGCAGCATTAAATGAATTTCTTTTTAAGAATATCTTTAAAGAAAGAATTTTATATTTTGAGGTAGCTTCAATTATAAACAACTGTAAAAGTATTGAGAAACTATCAGACTTAAAAATAAATGGGATTAAAGATGATTTAGTGATAGAGCCTGATAAATTATGTAGGGTAAATACAATAACAATAGGAGGAATTAGTTAA
- a CDS encoding phage tail fiber protein, translated as MAGFTNYGENLVINEVLRSRQLYVGLMKANPEEAGNSSSEVNAISYERQPIQYIEPKLGETYNHEDIQFPTATEDWGWITHIAIFDSKENGNMILFSALDFKKEIRAADIYKIPRAYLIFSID; from the coding sequence ATGGCAGGTTTTACAAATTATGGAGAAAATCTTGTTATAAATGAAGTTTTGAGATCAAGACAACTTTATGTAGGACTAATGAAAGCTAATCCAGAAGAAGCAGGGAATAGTTCAAGTGAAGTAAATGCAATTTCATACGAAAGACAACCAATACAATATATAGAACCTAAGTTAGGAGAAACATATAATCATGAAGATATACAGTTTCCTACAGCGACAGAAGATTGGGGTTGGATAACTCATATAGCAATTTTTGATTCTAAAGAGAATGGAAATATGATATTGTTCTCAGCTTTAGATTTTAAGAAAGAGATAAGAGCAGCTGATATTTATAAGATACCTAGAGCTTATTTGATATTTTCAATAGATTAG
- a CDS encoding phage baseplate protein: MVLYHLSYLDIIQMYPGHVRQIHHDYDNGIQWRDKYNGTFEGMSWTYMWDSLNSPKTHETENQGHKLFTALGALNLKNWLVTNYTTLMNNIRDTLNNSINTKLSHGGYNNTAQQLKNEIDTKFPSSEAWINYFKESGDTSALVDKLLSPGQYQCGANRGTYHLSYINVYEMYPGHIRQVREHWNGGSAWREIYRTGNPDFTNVGWNFYLDTKNINERYCPYRVGDILTTTIPSNPGEVWSGTGWEKIEGCFLYAHNSAGDRGGENTVYLNVGHLPPHNHGSGYIRHNAGDGEWDWRPSTSNNYNDGRYHDSDTVGSGAGINNMPSYYTVHVWKRIV; this comes from the coding sequence GTGGTTTTATATCATTTATCCTACTTAGATATTATACAAATGTATCCTGGACATGTAAGACAAATACACCATGACTATGATAATGGTATTCAATGGAGAGATAAATATAATGGTACATTTGAAGGGATGTCTTGGACTTATATGTGGGATTCTTTAAATTCTCCTAAAACACATGAAACTGAAAATCAAGGACATAAATTATTTACTGCTTTAGGTGCTTTAAACTTAAAAAATTGGCTAGTTACTAACTATACAACATTAATGAATAATATAAGAGATACTCTAAACAATTCTATTAATACAAAACTTAGTCATGGTGGTTATAATAATACAGCACAACAACTAAAAAATGAAATTGATACTAAGTTCCCTAGTTCAGAAGCATGGATAAATTATTTCAAAGAATCTGGTGACACATCAGCATTAGTAGATAAACTGCTTAGTCCTGGTCAATACCAGTGTGGTGCTAATAGAGGTACTTATCATCTATCTTATATTAATGTTTATGAAATGTACCCAGGTCACATTAGGCAAGTTAGAGAACATTGGAATGGTGGTTCTGCTTGGAGAGAAATATATAGAACTGGAAATCCTGACTTTACCAATGTTGGCTGGAATTTTTATTTAGATACTAAAAATATTAATGAGAGATATTGCCCTTACAGAGTTGGAGATATTTTAACTACTACTATTCCTAGTAACCCTGGTGAAGTTTGGTCTGGTACAGGTTGGGAAAAAATAGAGGGTTGCTTCTTATATGCACATAACTCAGCAGGTGATAGAGGTGGAGAAAATACAGTGTATCTTAATGTAGGACATTTGCCACCGCATAATCATGGTAGTGGCTATATTAGACATAATGCTGGAGATGGTGAGTGGGATTGGAGACCTTCAACATCTAATAATTATAATGACGGTAGATATCATGATTCTGATACTGTAGGTAGTGGAGCAGGTATTAATAATATGCCTAGTTACTACACAGTACATGTATGGAAAAGAATAGTTTAA
- a CDS encoding M15 family metallopeptidase domain-containing protein, translating to MELKYRFGKISISRMKGVDARLIILATTYLALGKKDIGITYGARTSEEQKDMLKKGKTQVSKSKHLLNKEELVTQGGFKMEIMESNAIDIVAYKDGKDIWDRAYYEDIIKDMKEIAKHYGWQDIINWGWDFKSLNDPYHISVKEPGDGGIK from the coding sequence ATGGAATTAAAATATAGATTTGGAAAAATATCAATATCAAGAATGAAAGGGGTAGATGCTAGATTAATAATTCTAGCAACTACTTATTTAGCTCTTGGAAAAAAAGATATAGGGATTACTTATGGAGCTAGAACTTCTGAAGAACAAAAAGATATGCTAAAAAAAGGCAAAACTCAAGTATCTAAAAGTAAACATTTATTGAATAAAGAGGAACTTGTAACACAAGGTGGATTCAAAATGGAGATAATGGAATCTAATGCAATTGATATAGTAGCTTATAAAGATGGTAAAGATATTTGGGATAGAGCTTATTATGAGGATATTATAAAAGATATGAAAGAGATAGCTAAACATTATGGTTGGCAAGATATTATAAATTGGGGTTGGGATTTTAAATCTTTAAATGATCCTTATCATATTAGTGTAAAAGAACCAGGTGATGGAGGAATAAAATGA
- a CDS encoding phage holin family protein, translated as MEGREIKDIFEKLLNYLHNLIFWLSTGFVSAIGGIDGDLTCLFYLTIIDCLSGILKGIKEGHVFSKNMYRGFIVRKPAIYLAVATMTQLERTTFMGEIPLRSSIIIGCTIMESVSIIENLKQLGVWLPKIVDDILAVKRKVLDKNNKEH; from the coding sequence TTGGAGGGGAGAGAAATAAAAGATATTTTTGAAAAATTACTTAATTATCTACATAATTTAATCTTTTGGCTTAGTACAGGATTTGTAAGTGCTATTGGTGGAATAGATGGAGATCTAACTTGTTTATTTTATCTAACTATAATTGATTGTCTAAGTGGAATTTTGAAAGGAATAAAAGAAGGGCATGTTTTTTCAAAGAATATGTATAGAGGCTTTATTGTTAGAAAGCCAGCTATATATCTTGCTGTAGCTACTATGACTCAACTAGAAAGAACAACTTTTATGGGAGAAATTCCATTGCGGTCATCTATAATAATTGGGTGTACAATAATGGAGTCTGTATCTATAATTGAAAATTTAAAGCAGTTGGGTGTTTGGCTTCCCAAAATTGTGGATGATATATTAGCGGTTAAAAGAAAAGTTTTGGATAAAAATAATAAAGAACATTGA
- a CDS encoding P-loop NTPase family protein — MKNSNLKIRIIGSPGSGKTYASNILSKELNIKTTDLDNIFWNTSSTGNRVKNDYINRESRLNSILLNNSWVIEGVYINPWTFPTFSEADYILVIKTNKWTQYYRLFKRFFIRKFINYRPKETLKDFKNLISWSFQYQKDLDNFIYGSSYSSKIIIIKTSKDLNDFLKLFN, encoded by the coding sequence ATGAAAAATAGTAATTTAAAAATAAGAATAATTGGTTCTCCTGGAAGTGGAAAAACCTATGCCAGTAATATTTTAAGTAAAGAATTAAATATTAAAACTACTGATTTAGATAATATATTTTGGAATACTTCCTCAACTGGTAATAGAGTAAAAAATGATTACATCAATAGAGAATCTAGATTAAATTCAATTTTATTAAACAATTCATGGGTTATAGAGGGAGTTTATATTAATCCTTGGACTTTTCCTACCTTCTCTGAAGCTGATTATATTTTAGTAATCAAAACTAATAAATGGACCCAATACTATAGATTATTTAAAAGATTTTTTATAAGAAAATTTATTAATTATAGACCAAAAGAAACACTAAAAGATTTTAAAAATCTTATTTCTTGGAGCTTTCAATATCAAAAAGATTTAGATAATTTTATTTATGGTAGTTCTTATTCAAGCAAAATTATAATAATCAAAACATCTAAAGACTTAAATGACTTTTTAAAGTTATTTAATTAA